A section of the Spirosoma pollinicola genome encodes:
- a CDS encoding WG repeat-containing protein yields the protein MTETELTDRLREAIVLNGPDVWRTNGYLDDARQAGIPQADAIKKATEISQEVANNNLLFQNIQARITRMAQPSRAQYYDQDLNQIVNAASSLKLSADFVRNKWVPTVLNRIVAESTPKQPEPVIAPTPPVVATPVATPTYEALIENKPEPPKPTVTDLAMPNTPAVEKPVYVAPPVAPVERPIKPPSPPEPVPIVRSFTATPARVQKGQPVTLAWEVENLLAVTIDDLGEGLSPRNRGWVKPSKTSDYTLFDANNNPLSTVRIEVIQPDRSGLYGVLFALALLAIIYWFIKSNNASDNTLPRTNNKTEQTTGSSKEDGSSRKKKVNQDELPVENEPTPETANPQPTETTSEPTVAVPDNTPKAEAPITKSTPEEKTASSEPAPKPATPADARQGKYEESFGDKPYDKVELGADERGWRRARSNGRWGYINEADEWVIRPEFEAVTPFRGNTAAVFLNGQLLKINREGEQVRN from the coding sequence ATGACCGAAACCGAACTGACCGACCGACTTCGTGAAGCCATCGTGCTCAACGGCCCCGATGTTTGGCGTACAAACGGGTATCTTGACGATGCCCGACAGGCCGGTATTCCACAGGCTGATGCGATAAAAAAAGCCACTGAGATAAGTCAGGAGGTTGCTAACAACAACCTGCTTTTCCAGAATATACAGGCCCGCATTACGCGCATGGCGCAGCCGTCGCGGGCACAATACTATGACCAGGATTTAAACCAGATTGTTAACGCGGCCAGTTCGCTGAAGCTCTCTGCCGACTTTGTCAGAAACAAATGGGTACCAACCGTCCTGAACCGGATAGTGGCCGAATCAACCCCTAAGCAGCCTGAACCTGTTATTGCTCCCACTCCTCCGGTAGTTGCTACGCCCGTTGCAACACCAACGTATGAAGCGTTAATAGAGAATAAGCCGGAGCCGCCAAAACCAACCGTTACCGATCTGGCAATGCCCAACACCCCGGCAGTTGAAAAACCTGTTTATGTAGCCCCGCCGGTTGCTCCCGTTGAGCGGCCCATCAAACCGCCAAGTCCGCCGGAGCCAGTTCCCATTGTTCGCTCCTTTACGGCTACGCCCGCCCGCGTACAAAAAGGGCAACCCGTTACGCTGGCCTGGGAAGTCGAGAATCTGCTGGCCGTTACGATTGATGATCTTGGTGAAGGTTTGTCGCCCAGGAACCGAGGATGGGTAAAGCCATCTAAAACAAGCGATTATACCCTTTTCGATGCGAACAACAACCCGTTAAGCACTGTCCGAATCGAGGTAATTCAACCCGACCGAAGCGGGCTTTATGGCGTTTTGTTTGCGCTGGCCTTATTGGCAATCATCTACTGGTTTATAAAGAGTAACAATGCCAGTGATAACACGTTACCCAGAACTAATAATAAAACGGAACAGACAACAGGCTCGTCTAAGGAAGATGGCTCAAGTCGAAAAAAAAAAGTAAACCAAGACGAGCTTCCGGTAGAAAACGAACCAACACCAGAAACGGCCAACCCACAGCCAACTGAAACCACCAGCGAGCCAACAGTCGCGGTACCCGATAATACGCCAAAAGCGGAAGCGCCCATTACCAAATCAACACCTGAGGAAAAAACGGCATCCAGCGAGCCAGCGCCCAAACCAGCTACACCGGCAGATGCCCGGCAGGGAAAATACGAGGAGTCGTTTGGCGACAAACCCTACGATAAAGTTGAACTGGGAGCCGATGAGCGCGGCTGGCGTCGTGCCCGAAGCAATGGCCGCTGGGGCTACATCAACGAAGCCGACGAATGGGTAATTCGCCCCGAATTTGAAGCCGTTACCCCTTTCCGGGGCAATACCGCAGCCGTTTTCCTGAACGGCCAGCTTCTGAAAATTAATCGGGAAGGTGAGCAAGTAAGAAATTAA
- a CDS encoding PKD domain-containing protein has translation MLKRSIYLLVLLAMMACEPFDLTKKTFPTCAKPSAGIGYTVGLLDVTFFLDNPQGDIGVVGWDAGDGKGKSRVGSRVTYTYDKAGTYTVTLVLANSCDDNFTTTKQITVQN, from the coding sequence ATGTTAAAACGATCAATTTACCTGTTGGTGTTACTGGCGATGATGGCCTGTGAACCGTTCGACCTGACAAAAAAAACGTTTCCAACCTGTGCTAAACCCTCGGCAGGTATTGGCTATACTGTTGGTTTATTAGATGTTACATTTTTTCTCGATAATCCACAAGGCGATATTGGTGTTGTGGGTTGGGACGCTGGCGACGGTAAAGGCAAAAGCCGCGTTGGAAGCCGGGTAACGTACACATACGACAAGGCAGGTACCTACACCGTTACCCTTGTACTCGCCAATTCCTGCGACGATAATTTTACGACCACCAAACAAATTACCGTCCAGAACTAA
- a CDS encoding PAS domain S-box protein yields the protein MRWSAKTKDELVAEIQRLQHERNDVAVTDTVPAFDVRHTVDQLNLVGLTIERDGTLSYVNPYTYRVTAWQPEHIIGQNFFDVFILPNDRDRLKTEFEEALAKGGFPEQKEIIILARSGALRSVQVNSFILNGTDNHVSSFTIIGEDVTNKRRVASALSNTNAQLQDLVDNTSDLIQLLTLDGKFIFVNRAWREALGYSSEEISALNLRDVLHPDYAESTLGLLKRIQEGDQLPYVETVFRTKSGKTLFLSGSVNCRFDNGRPTAFRCILHDTTGKIRAEKSQKLYYSIANWTINTPNLDELYHRIHEELGNIIDARNFFIALYDASKTYLSFPYYVDEYFGGNVRFTKRKLGNGLIEYTILANKPLFLYEKDIRQLADREHVDLYGQLQPQVMLTAPLRIGDEITGIIGVKSYDDAQTYGPRDLELLEFISGQVALAIARKQSEARLDKQNARLNAIFDSSTYLIWSVNKALKLTSFNKNYARLIEYQLDEIPSIQTSAPDLGWRMIGNENRKRLEERYRQAFRGFAQNFELFFETPRGETYLEFHLNPILLAGGVIDEVSGIARDITNRKRAEITTRQSEEKFRGIFENLQDIYARVDRKGHITMISPSIFKRMGYTPDEVLGQDITQYFIDENDIRHAMFKLGRNRSLRNFEASMRRKDGSERQFMFNMLMLNDGTSESNRSSDSVVAVLARDITELKKQSAELVKAKNEAERSLKVKEQFLANMSHEIRTPMNGIIGMIDLLNDTSLDEEQRSYVKTVKRSSETLLNILNDILDLSKIEAGKMVLHESPVAFKEIFEKLIALFGQQANSKNNELTYHLGSDLPTFVIADQTRLLQVLSNLTSNAIKFTENGTIRVEAKLLSKHGKFNRIRVSVNDSGIGISTQNINLLFNSFSQVDTSSRKSFGGTGLGLAISKELASLMKGEIGVDSTVGMGSSFWFTIELKETSISPTQQATEVAEIALANFFSDYHPKVLLVDDNAVNRKVASEILRKSGCVVTTADSGPAAINEVQKAHDLKGKDGFGGFDVIFMDIQMPDMDGVETTQNLRKQFGSQLPIIVAMTAYSMREDRERFISQGLDDYIAKPIRAQSLIAKVKELTDANRARQEPEKPLLPKPVSTIADVKLPVIDDEIVGQLRDIGGQELVDSIMEEFVTEANDLVTGALSAYDLGDIPTVKSHLHTLKGSAGTIGVARMADIARTAEGKLKVNDTSGLSDALQALKQAFDEFLAEWKK from the coding sequence ATGCGCTGGTCTGCCAAAACCAAAGATGAACTAGTAGCCGAAATTCAACGGCTTCAACACGAGCGGAACGACGTAGCCGTAACCGATACTGTGCCCGCTTTTGACGTTCGCCATACCGTTGACCAATTGAATCTGGTTGGCCTTACCATTGAACGTGACGGAACCCTCAGTTACGTAAATCCCTACACTTACCGTGTCACGGCCTGGCAACCGGAACACATTATCGGTCAGAATTTTTTCGACGTCTTCATCCTGCCTAACGACCGCGACCGACTCAAGACCGAGTTCGAGGAAGCACTGGCCAAAGGTGGTTTCCCGGAACAGAAAGAAATCATTATTCTGGCCCGAAGCGGAGCTTTACGCAGTGTTCAGGTTAACTCATTCATCCTGAACGGTACCGATAATCATGTCAGTTCGTTTACGATTATTGGTGAAGATGTAACCAACAAACGGCGGGTGGCCTCGGCGCTGTCGAACACCAATGCGCAGTTGCAGGATTTGGTGGATAACACCTCCGACCTGATCCAGTTACTGACCCTTGACGGTAAATTTATTTTCGTTAATCGGGCCTGGCGCGAAGCACTGGGATATAGTTCCGAAGAAATCTCGGCCCTTAACCTGCGCGACGTTCTCCATCCCGATTACGCCGAAAGTACCCTCGGCCTGCTCAAACGCATTCAGGAAGGTGATCAACTCCCCTATGTCGAAACGGTGTTCAGGACAAAATCCGGAAAAACACTGTTTCTGTCGGGGAGTGTCAACTGCCGCTTCGACAATGGTCGGCCAACGGCTTTCCGTTGCATCCTGCACGATACAACAGGCAAAATCCGGGCCGAAAAATCGCAGAAGCTCTATTATAGTATTGCAAACTGGACGATCAATACGCCTAACCTTGATGAGTTGTACCATCGAATTCATGAAGAACTGGGCAACATCATCGACGCCCGTAACTTCTTTATCGCCCTCTACGATGCCAGCAAAACGTATTTATCGTTCCCCTATTATGTCGATGAATACTTTGGTGGAAATGTGCGCTTCACGAAACGAAAGCTGGGTAACGGCCTAATCGAATACACGATTCTAGCCAACAAACCCCTGTTTTTATACGAAAAAGACATCCGGCAACTGGCTGATCGCGAACATGTTGATCTATATGGCCAGCTTCAGCCGCAGGTAATGCTGACCGCTCCGCTCCGTATTGGCGATGAGATTACGGGTATAATAGGCGTGAAATCATATGATGATGCCCAGACATACGGGCCTCGTGACCTCGAATTGCTGGAATTTATTTCGGGACAGGTGGCGCTGGCCATTGCCCGGAAGCAATCCGAAGCCCGTCTGGATAAGCAGAATGCCCGCCTGAACGCCATCTTCGACAGTAGCACCTACCTGATCTGGTCAGTCAATAAGGCATTGAAACTGACGTCGTTCAACAAAAACTACGCCCGCCTGATCGAGTACCAGCTAGATGAAATTCCATCTATCCAGACAAGTGCGCCCGACCTCGGCTGGCGTATGATAGGTAACGAAAACCGGAAACGGCTGGAAGAACGATATCGCCAGGCGTTTCGGGGGTTTGCGCAGAATTTTGAATTGTTCTTTGAAACGCCTAGGGGTGAGACCTATCTCGAATTCCACCTCAACCCGATTCTTCTGGCAGGCGGGGTAATTGACGAAGTGTCGGGTATTGCCCGCGACATTACCAACCGCAAACGGGCCGAAATCACTACCCGGCAGAGTGAAGAGAAATTCCGGGGTATTTTCGAGAATCTTCAGGATATATATGCCCGTGTGGATCGCAAAGGGCACATTACGATGATAAGCCCATCTATCTTTAAACGGATGGGTTACACCCCCGACGAAGTACTAGGGCAGGATATAACCCAATATTTCATCGACGAGAACGATATCCGCCACGCCATGTTCAAGCTTGGCCGGAATCGTAGTCTACGCAATTTTGAAGCCAGCATGCGCCGGAAGGACGGCAGTGAACGGCAGTTTATGTTTAACATGCTGATGCTCAATGATGGCACCAGCGAATCCAATCGAAGCAGCGATTCGGTTGTGGCTGTGCTGGCCCGCGACATTACCGAATTGAAAAAGCAATCGGCTGAGCTGGTGAAAGCGAAGAACGAAGCCGAACGCTCACTGAAAGTGAAAGAACAGTTTCTGGCCAACATGAGCCACGAAATCAGAACACCGATGAACGGCATCATCGGCATGATCGACCTGCTCAACGATACAAGCCTGGACGAAGAACAGCGTAGTTATGTCAAGACGGTGAAACGGTCGTCGGAAACGCTGTTAAATATCCTCAACGACATTCTGGATTTGTCGAAAATCGAGGCCGGGAAAATGGTTCTCCACGAGTCGCCGGTGGCGTTTAAGGAGATTTTCGAGAAACTCATTGCCCTCTTTGGGCAACAGGCCAATTCCAAGAACAATGAACTGACATACCATCTCGGGTCTGACCTGCCCACATTCGTCATTGCCGACCAAACGCGGCTATTGCAGGTGCTGTCCAACCTGACCTCCAACGCCATCAAATTCACCGAAAATGGTACTATCCGGGTCGAAGCAAAGCTGCTCAGCAAGCACGGTAAGTTCAACCGCATCCGAGTGTCGGTCAATGACTCAGGTATTGGTATTTCGACGCAGAATATCAACCTACTGTTCAATTCATTTAGTCAGGTCGATACCTCGTCGCGCAAATCATTCGGCGGTACCGGCCTGGGGCTAGCCATTTCGAAAGAGCTGGCCAGTTTGATGAAAGGTGAAATTGGCGTCGACTCAACCGTGGGCATGGGCAGTTCATTCTGGTTCACTATTGAACTTAAGGAAACCAGTATCAGCCCAACGCAACAGGCCACAGAGGTGGCCGAAATTGCCCTTGCCAACTTCTTCAGCGATTACCATCCAAAAGTGTTGCTGGTCGATGACAACGCCGTGAACCGGAAAGTTGCCAGCGAAATTCTGCGCAAATCAGGCTGCGTAGTCACCACGGCCGACAGCGGCCCGGCAGCCATAAACGAAGTTCAAAAAGCCCATGACCTGAAAGGGAAAGATGGTTTCGGCGGCTTCGATGTCATTTTCATGGACATTCAGATGCCCGATATGGATGGTGTCGAAACGACCCAAAATCTGCGCAAACAATTTGGTAGTCAACTGCCCATCATTGTGGCCATGACGGCCTATTCGATGCGCGAAGACCGCGAACGTTTCATCAGTCAGGGTCTCGACGACTATATTGCCAAACCGATTCGTGCTCAAAGTCTGATTGCCAAAGTGAAGGAACTGACCGATGCCAACCGGGCCAGGCAAGAGCCGGAGAAACCACTCTTACCCAAACCCGTTTCAACAATAGCAGACGTTAAGCTGCCAGTTATCGACGATGAAATTGTGGGGCAGCTCCGCGACATAGGTGGTCAGGAACTTGTCGACAGCATCATGGAAGAGTTCGTAACAGAGGCAAACGATCTGGTTACCGGGGCATTGTCGGCTTACGATCTCGGCGATATACCCACGGTGAAAAGCCATTTACACACCCTCAAAGGCAGTGCCGGAACCATTGGCGTAGCCCGTATGGCCGATATTGCCCGCACGGCCGAAGGCAAGCTTAAAGTAAATGATACCAGCGGTTTGTCGGACGCGCTCCAGGCGTTGAAACAGGCGTTTGATGAGTTCTTGGCCGAATGGAAAAAGTAG